Proteins encoded by one window of Actinocorallia herbida:
- a CDS encoding transposase family protein, whose amino-acid sequence MIAHRAMLDVSRDLVLQVARLLGAERRRRGTPKGSRALTPFWQAVGVLRWFRGEMDIPGLGRDHGISRATGYRYVDEGIDVLADQAPDLHDALDRARADGHAYLIMDGTLMSADRCAEQTLSVKGELIDLWYSGKAHHHAGNIQALSSPGGLPLWVSDVEPGSVHDLTAARAHLLGALYKAAANGLPTLADGGYEGAGIGILTPIKNPTDGQRLSIGNRTYNRLLRGLRCLGERGFALLKTRWRTLQHITASPSKITDITRAALVLTHFEHGHLPETR is encoded by the coding sequence GTGATTGCCCATCGTGCCATGCTCGACGTCTCCCGTGACCTGGTTCTGCAGGTTGCCCGGCTGCTGGGGGCCGAGCGGCGGCGACGTGGAACGCCGAAGGGCAGCCGTGCGCTGACCCCGTTCTGGCAGGCGGTCGGGGTCCTGCGCTGGTTCCGCGGGGAAATGGACATCCCCGGCCTCGGCCGCGACCACGGCATCTCGCGGGCCACCGGCTACCGCTACGTGGACGAGGGAATCGACGTTCTCGCAGATCAGGCACCCGATCTGCACGACGCGCTCGACCGCGCGCGAGCCGACGGCCACGCCTACCTGATCATGGACGGCACCCTGATGTCCGCGGACCGGTGCGCCGAGCAGACCCTCAGCGTCAAAGGCGAGCTGATCGACCTGTGGTACTCCGGCAAGGCCCACCACCACGCCGGCAACATCCAGGCCCTGTCCTCCCCGGGCGGCCTGCCCCTGTGGGTCTCCGACGTCGAACCCGGCTCCGTCCACGACCTGACCGCCGCCCGCGCCCACCTGCTCGGCGCTCTCTACAAAGCCGCCGCGAACGGCCTGCCCACCCTCGCCGACGGCGGATACGAAGGCGCCGGAATCGGCATTCTCACCCCCATCAAAAACCCCACCGACGGACAGCGGCTCAGCATCGGCAACCGCACCTACAACCGGCTCCTACGCGGACTGCGCTGCCTCGGAGAACGAGGATTCGCCCTGCTCAAGACCCGATGGCGCACCCTCCAGCACATCACCGCCAGCCCCAGCAAAATCACCGACATCACCCGAGCCGCCCTCGTCCTCACCCACTTCGAACACGGCCACCTACCCGAAACTCGGTGA
- a CDS encoding ISAs1 family transposase, with product MALRRPRWGLGIASVAVGVAVRPLSAGEREILAGRTPGLLDCLAGVPDPRDARGVRHRLVSLLAVTVAAVVAGARSFAAVAERVADASPQVMASLEVRWDPLSRSWEPPGEATIRRVLEQVDPEAFDAAAASWLVGQLTGPATTPRPTGRRVLAVDGKSLRGTRHYTAKGTATHLLSVLDQAAQATLRQVEVDGKSNEITALRPLLQPLDLEDVIVTADAQHTQRDAATFLVEEKNAH from the coding sequence ATGGCGCTGAGGCGGCCCCGCTGGGGGCTGGGGATCGCCTCCGTTGCCGTTGGCGTTGCCGTCAGGCCGCTTTCCGCTGGTGAGCGGGAGATTCTGGCCGGTCGGACGCCGGGGTTGCTGGATTGCCTGGCCGGGGTTCCCGATCCGCGGGACGCGCGTGGGGTGCGGCATCGGCTGGTGTCGCTGCTGGCGGTGACGGTTGCGGCGGTGGTGGCCGGGGCGCGGTCGTTCGCGGCGGTCGCTGAGCGGGTCGCGGACGCGTCCCCGCAGGTCATGGCTTCCTTGGAAGTGCGGTGGGATCCGCTTTCCCGCAGCTGGGAGCCTCCTGGCGAAGCGACGATCCGCCGGGTGCTGGAACAAGTCGATCCCGAGGCGTTCGATGCCGCCGCGGCGTCATGGCTGGTCGGGCAGCTCACCGGGCCGGCGACCACGCCCCGGCCGACCGGACGGCGTGTGCTGGCCGTTGACGGCAAGAGCCTGCGCGGCACCCGCCACTACACCGCGAAGGGCACCGCGACCCATCTGCTGTCGGTCCTGGACCAGGCCGCGCAGGCCACACTCCGGCAAGTGGAAGTCGACGGCAAGAGCAACGAGATCACCGCGCTCCGGCCCCTGCTCCAACCCCTCGATCTGGAGGACGTCATCGTCACCGCGGACGCCCAGCACACCCAACGCGACGCCGCCACGTTCCTGGTCGAGGAGAAGAACGCGCACTGA